A DNA window from Thermosynechococcaceae cyanobacterium Okahandja contains the following coding sequences:
- a CDS encoding energy-coupling factor ABC transporter ATP-binding protein, whose protein sequence is MFAIRHLSYHPTATPQPILRDVNLELAMGELGLIVGASGSGKTTLLEIVAGLASPTRGVIQWHEQVLSPEHLQQLAGLVFQFPDRYFCGSTILEELRFGHPDIPYENLYRALADVGLDHLPLHTRPESLSGGQQRRLALAVQLVRQPYLLLLDEPTAGLDWSMRQQLVQVLRRLKEHWSLLVVTHDATELQDISDRCWRLEEGCLVPLPDTRTLTVPLSTPK, encoded by the coding sequence TTGTTTGCTATTCGCCACCTCAGCTACCACCCTACCGCCACACCCCAGCCCATCTTGAGGGATGTCAATTTAGAGTTGGCCATGGGTGAATTAGGACTCATTGTTGGTGCCAGTGGTTCCGGCAAAACCACCTTACTAGAAATTGTAGCGGGCTTGGCCAGCCCCACCCGTGGTGTCATTCAGTGGCACGAGCAGGTACTCAGCCCCGAGCACCTACAACAGTTAGCCGGATTAGTCTTTCAGTTCCCGGATCGCTACTTTTGCGGCAGCACCATTTTAGAGGAACTCCGCTTTGGTCATCCCGATATTCCCTACGAGAACCTGTATCGCGCCCTTGCGGATGTGGGCTTGGATCACCTGCCACTGCACACTCGCCCTGAGTCCCTCAGTGGGGGTCAACAACGCCGCCTTGCCCTTGCGGTGCAACTGGTTCGCCAACCCTATCTGCTGCTGCTAGACGAACCCACTGCTGGCCTCGACTGGTCCATGCGCCAACAACTGGTGCAAGTGCTGCGTCGCCTTAAAGAACATTGGAGCCTATTGGTGGTTACTCACGATGCAACAGAACTACAGGACATTAGCGATCGCTGTTGGCGACTGGAAGAGGGTTGCCTTGTGCCCTTGCCCGACACCCGGACACTCACCGTTCCCCTTTCTACGCCAAAATGA
- a CDS encoding isoaspartyl peptidase/L-asparaginase yields the protein MTEARVIIHGGAGRSLQDKGGLIPVRESLHQVVVRVKDALEANASAIEAVVLGCRLLEDDPRFNAGTGSVLQSDGQIRMSASIMDGVRQRLSGVINVSRIKNPIDLAQWLQTSSDRLLSDIGAAELARELQIPVYQPLTDQRLNEWLEERRGNFQAAMAQVVAEEAGRGTIGVVVRDDLGHLAVGTSTGGKGFERIGRVSDSATPAGNYANCMAAVSCTGIGEDILDEALASRIVVRVTDGLSLADAFAKSFQEAATRQRDFGAIGVDHRGMLAWGKTCDVLLAAYWDGERIEDTLELPPGLQVGSHS from the coding sequence GTGACGGAAGCTAGGGTCATTATTCATGGCGGCGCGGGGCGATCGCTCCAAGATAAGGGGGGACTCATCCCCGTCCGGGAATCGCTGCACCAAGTTGTCGTGCGAGTGAAAGACGCCCTAGAGGCCAATGCCTCCGCCATAGAGGCCGTCGTGCTCGGCTGTCGATTATTGGAGGATGACCCCCGCTTTAATGCGGGCACCGGTTCCGTCTTGCAATCCGATGGTCAGATTCGCATGAGTGCCTCGATCATGGACGGCGTGCGGCAGCGTCTGAGTGGCGTGATTAATGTGTCGCGGATCAAAAACCCGATTGATCTGGCACAGTGGCTGCAAACCAGCAGCGATCGCCTCCTTTCGGATATTGGGGCGGCAGAACTGGCGCGGGAGTTACAGATTCCGGTCTATCAACCCCTGACGGATCAGCGGCTTAACGAGTGGCTCGAAGAACGCCGCGGCAACTTTCAAGCGGCGATGGCGCAGGTTGTGGCCGAAGAGGCGGGACGGGGCACCATTGGCGTTGTGGTGCGGGATGACCTCGGACACTTAGCGGTGGGTACCTCGACCGGCGGCAAAGGGTTTGAGCGCATTGGCCGGGTGAGTGATTCGGCAACCCCTGCAGGCAACTACGCCAATTGCATGGCGGCAGTCAGTTGTACCGGAATTGGCGAAGATATTCTTGATGAAGCCTTGGCCAGCCGTATTGTGGTGCGCGTTACCGATGGCCTCTCCCTTGCCGATGCCTTTGCCAAATCCTTCCAAGAAGCAGCAACACGGCAGCGGGATTTTGGTGCCATTGGTGTAGATCATCGGGGAATGTTGGCTTGGGGCAAAACCTGTGATGTTCTCCTAGCCGCCTATTGGGATGGTGAGCGGATTGAGGATACTCTAGAACTGCCGCCGGGGTTACAGGTGGGGAGCCACAGCTGA
- a CDS encoding J domain-containing protein produces the protein MKLADCYRVLELPEGASLAQVKSAYRRLARRYHPDVNPGDRSAHDKFILLQRAYEQLTRVLPTFRPPASSAAAPTPPSPPPISAFDIELKHAGYRQLQEFLKYRCYGRALSLVEGLASRLPHDAEVRQWQAVTYQCWARQLIRDRQPHTAREYLHRALKVDPDNRSLWQEAEKDFRTLDRLYGKEAPP, from the coding sequence ATGAAATTGGCAGACTGTTATCGAGTGCTGGAACTTCCGGAAGGGGCTTCTTTGGCACAGGTGAAGTCTGCCTACCGCCGTTTGGCACGCCGTTATCATCCCGATGTGAATCCGGGCGATCGCTCTGCCCATGACAAGTTTATCCTGCTGCAACGCGCCTACGAGCAGCTTACGCGGGTACTGCCCACGTTTCGTCCCCCTGCAAGTAGTGCTGCTGCGCCTACGCCGCCGTCACCCCCACCCATAAGCGCGTTTGACATTGAGCTAAAACACGCTGGCTATCGCCAACTACAGGAGTTCCTAAAGTACCGCTGCTATGGTCGCGCCCTCAGCCTTGTGGAGGGGTTGGCGAGCCGTTTACCCCACGATGCCGAAGTGCGGCAGTGGCAAGCGGTGACCTACCAGTGTTGGGCGCGGCAACTCATTCGCGATCGCCAACCCCATACCGCCCGCGAGTACCTGCACCGTGCCCTCAAGGTAGATCCAGATAACCGTAGCCTTTGGCAGGAAGCCGAAAAGGACTTCCGCACCCTTGATCGTCTCTACGGTAAAGAGGCGCCGCCCTAG
- a CDS encoding hemerythrin domain-containing protein, which yields MDRLTWHAEYGSGLAEIDQEHQQLLEQLQQLAAAIVRGDSYATLKPRLLDCVAETEAHFQHEETLMAAANHPHYLSHRAAHQNLLRDLGRVMEEIKAQPEALSAATVETIGQLVVQHICNEDLPMLYLLTHPEELAQQQAEQLTAETCF from the coding sequence ATGGATAGGTTGACATGGCACGCTGAGTACGGCTCGGGTTTAGCAGAGATTGACCAAGAACACCAGCAGCTTTTAGAGCAGTTGCAGCAGTTGGCCGCCGCGATCGTCCGGGGCGACTCCTATGCAACCCTCAAGCCCCGGTTGCTCGACTGTGTGGCAGAAACCGAAGCCCACTTTCAGCACGAAGAAACCCTCATGGCGGCGGCAAATCATCCCCATTATCTGTCCCATCGGGCGGCGCACCAAAATCTATTACGGGATCTGGGTCGGGTTATGGAGGAAATCAAAGCTCAGCCCGAGGCACTCAGCGCTGCAACGGTAGAAACCATTGGCCAACTGGTGGTGCAGCACATTTGTAACGAGGATTTACCGATGCTGTATCTACTGACGCACCCGGAAGAACTCGCGCAGCAGCAAGCAGAGCAGTTGACGGCAGAGACCTGTTTTTGA
- a CDS encoding tetratricopeptide repeat protein, protein MVQPIRKLRLWQRLALYLSGAIAPWVLSTAALAGDPFRSGTQARPISEQTEAVFLALFQDGNYVKGKELLPAALERDRQEPLTLTLAASIAYLNEDWAAYKRYAEETLRTAQMLTRRDPLRGNLYQAVGHFLMAGYEISEAGAGPVLGASAALLRVQQVLDHVNRAEAVNPKDPELNLIRGFMEWGIASNVGFVSMERAIETLQTYAAPSYLRYRGLALAYRDRRQWQDALNAVNLALAEAPNNPELLYLKAQILMGSGDTNQSRQYFQQALAKEQQLPPGIRAEIQRRSRRVLPQG, encoded by the coding sequence ATGGTACAACCAATACGCAAACTGCGCTTATGGCAACGCCTTGCTCTTTATCTTAGTGGGGCGATCGCCCCTTGGGTACTGAGTACAGCCGCCTTGGCGGGGGATCCCTTCCGCAGTGGCACTCAAGCACGCCCGATCTCTGAGCAAACGGAGGCGGTCTTTTTGGCGCTCTTTCAGGACGGCAACTACGTCAAGGGCAAGGAACTCTTACCGGCTGCCCTTGAGCGCGATCGCCAAGAACCCCTCACCCTGACGTTGGCAGCCTCCATTGCCTACCTCAACGAAGACTGGGCGGCCTACAAGCGCTATGCAGAGGAGACCCTGCGCACGGCTCAGATGCTAACCCGTCGCGATCCCCTGCGGGGAAATTTGTACCAAGCGGTGGGGCACTTTTTAATGGCGGGTTATGAAATTTCCGAGGCTGGGGCGGGGCCGGTGCTGGGGGCATCCGCTGCCCTATTACGGGTGCAGCAGGTGTTGGATCACGTTAACCGCGCCGAAGCGGTGAACCCCAAAGACCCTGAATTGAACCTGATTCGCGGCTTTATGGAGTGGGGCATTGCCAGTAATGTGGGATTTGTGAGCATGGAACGCGCCATTGAAACCCTGCAAACCTACGCCGCCCCCTCCTATTTACGCTATCGGGGCTTGGCGCTGGCCTATCGCGATCGCCGCCAGTGGCAGGATGCCCTCAATGCTGTCAACTTGGCTCTTGCTGAGGCGCCTAACAACCCGGAACTGCTGTACCTAAAAGCGCAAATCCTAATGGGAAGCGGCGACACCAACCAAAGTCGCCAATACTTCCAGCAGGCCCTTGCCAAAGAGCAGCAGTTACCACCGGGCATCCGCGCCGAAATTCAACGGCGCAGTCGCCGCGTTCTGCCCCAAGGCTGA